In a single window of the Gossypium hirsutum isolate 1008001.06 chromosome D02, Gossypium_hirsutum_v2.1, whole genome shotgun sequence genome:
- the LOC107909967 gene encoding protein RGF1 INDUCIBLE TRANSCRIPTION FACTOR 1 — translation MVGCGLYIKKKTDWISTLLESEFFSPCSDHQDLRKNEKNVFCIDCCLEFCRHCKAHSQHRWLQVCKYVYQDVVRLQEMQKHLDCSKIQTYKINGEKAVHLNPRPQAKDAKPSTKSKTGAACEACRRYLQDPPNRFCSIACKVSAVDVKPKDQSHKMELSIQEYHELSWKENQNLETSSEDKQSSLSSTDLSEEETKTWLVKSLKPRKRLHKRKGTPLRAPLT, via the exons ATG GTGGGGTGCGGGTTGTACATTAAGAAGAAAACAGATTGGATTAGTACCCTTCTTGAAAGTGAGTTCTTTAGTCCTTGCTCTGATCATCAAGACCtcaggaaaaatgaaaaaaacgtGTTCTGCATCGACTGTTGTCTCGAGTTTTGTCGGCATTGTAAGGCTCATAGCCAGCACCGGTGGCTTCAGGTCTGCAAATATGTATATCAAGATGTCGTTCGACTTCAAGAAATGCAGAAGCATCTGGACTGTTCCAAAATTCAG ACATACAAAATCAATGGTGAAAAAGCTGTACATTTGAATCCAAGGCCTCAAGCTAAAGATGCCAAACCATCAACGAAATCGAAAACAGGTGCTGCATGTGAAGCTTGTAGAAGATATCTTCAAGACCCACCTAATCGTTTTTGTTCCATTGCATGCAAG GTATCAGCTGTTGATGTGAAGCCTAAAGACCAAAGCCATAAAATGGAATTATCAATACAAGAATATCATGAACTTTCATGGAAAGAGAATCAAAATCTGGAAACAAGTTCAGAAGATAAGCAATCCTCACTCTCCTCAACAGATCTTTCAGAAGAGGAGACTAAAACATGGTTGGTCAAAAGTTTAAAGCCTCGGAAACGATTGCACAAAAGGAAAGGCACTCCTCTGAGAGCTCCCCTTACTTAA